In Centropristis striata isolate RG_2023a ecotype Rhode Island chromosome 5, C.striata_1.0, whole genome shotgun sequence, a single genomic region encodes these proteins:
- the LOC131972132 gene encoding protein disulfide isomerase Creld1 codes for MWCGWPFLPALVLLSELTVVRVQTAPCQTCRKLTESFIQGLERTANKNFGGGNTAWEEEKLAKYARSETRLLEIVEAACEKADFECNRLLEQIEDQVETWWFHRQQEAPDLSEWLCIEELRLCCPPGRFGPDCKECPSSPGGVCGGLGRCEGEGTRLGDGECVCDPGYSGRLCETCADGYYREKSSNNSIGACAACYHSCKKCAGPQDYKCLDCKPGWILHDNKCVDTDECGTELARCPSNTYCHNTDGSYECRGCDQACVGCMGSGPARCKKCSRGYKSTGTKCLDIDECNERAIACPGLNEACINEEGSFHCDCANGFIRRDSICVENKPAAGPEKGPFDDITDDEVLVLQQMFFGVVICAIATLAAKGDMVFTAIFIGGVAAMAGYWLTEKGDLMLDGFLKGR; via the exons ATGTGGTGTGGCTGGCCGTTCCTGCCTGCTCTGGTGCTTCTCTCAGAGCTCACGGTGGTGAGAGTCCAGACTGCACCGTGCCAGACCTGCCGAAAACTCACAGAGAGTTTCATTCAG GGCTTGGAGAGAACAGCCAACAAGAACTTTGGGGGAGGGAACACTGCCTGGGAAGAAGAAAAGCTAGCTAAGTATGCACGCAG TGAGACTCGGCTCCTAGAGATTGTAGAAGCTGCTTGTGAAAAAGCTGATTTTGAATGTAACCGGCTGCTGGAGCAGATAGAGGACCAGGTGGAGACATGGTGGTTCCACAG GCAGCAGGAGGCCCCCGACCTGTCTGAGTGGCTTTGTATAGAGGAGCTGAGACTCTGCTGTCCACCTGGACGGTTTGGTCCCGACTGCAAAG AATGTCCATCCAGCCCTGGTGGTGTGTGTGGGGGTCTCGGCCGCTGTGAGGGGGAGGGGACACGCCTCGGAGATGGAGAATGTGTCTGTGATCCTGGATACTCAGGACGTCTGTGTGAGACCTGTGCTGATGGCTACTACAGAGAAAAAAGCTCCAACAACAGCATCGGAGCATGTGCAG CTTGCTACCACTCGTGTAAGAAATGTGCAGGGCCGCAGGACTACAAATGCCTCGACTGCAAACCTGGCTGGATCCTTCATGACAACAAGTGCGTGG ACACTGATGAGTGTGGAACAGAGCTGGCTCGCTGTCCGTCCAACACCTACTGTCACAACACAGACGGTTCTTATGAATGCAGAG GCTGTGACCAGGCATGTGTCGGCTGCATGGGGAGTGGTCCCGCCCGCTGTAAGAAATGCTCACGTGGCTACAAATCGACTGGAACAAAGTGTCTCG ATATAGATGAATGTAATGAGCGTGCAATAGCATGCCCAGGACTCAATGAGGCCTGCATCAACGAGGAGGGCTCCTTCCACTGTGACTGTGCTAATGGATTCATTAGAAGAGACAGCATTTGTGTTGAGAATAAACCTGCTG CTGGCCCAGAGAAGGGTCCATTTGACGACATCACGGATGATGAGGTCCTCGTACTGCAGCAGATGTTCTTTGGCGTTGTGATCTGTGCCATAGCTACGCTCGCTGCTAAGGGTGATATGGTTTTCACGGCCATTTTCATCGGAGGTGTAGCTGCTATGGCTGGCTACTGGCTGACAGAAAAGGGAGACCTCATGCTGGATGGATTTCTCAAGGGACGCTAG